A stretch of Vigna angularis cultivar LongXiaoDou No.4 chromosome 4, ASM1680809v1, whole genome shotgun sequence DNA encodes these proteins:
- the LOC128196107 gene encoding uncharacterized protein LOC128196107, producing MLSYKPLPSSVLDNKIPHSILLPQDPLHPLPLRVFGSTCFVHDFSPGLDKLCPRSHKCVFLGFPRSQKGYKCFFPSLNRHFISADVTFDEFSFYFSHLFSSFVPPPATVDIPIFCDPPGDAPPILSLSLDSHSPQDRPSPPPLQVYSRRNCLPRDSLPVPPPVSPPAPANESDLPIALRKGGCMISRLTLMALLIV from the exons atgttatcttataaaccgctgccatcttccgtcctagataacaaaatccctcattctatcttacttcctcaagaccctctacatccattacctcttagagtttttgggtctacatgttttgttcatgattttagtcctggtcttgataagttatgtcctaggtctcacaaatgtgtcttcttaggatttccacggtcacaaaagggctataagtgttttttcccttccctcaatcgtcattttatctctgctgatgtcacttttgatgaattttctttttacttttcacatctatttTCTAGTTTTGTACCTCCACCTgctactgttgatattcctattttctgtgatcctcctggtgatgctccacccattttgtctctttctttagactctcattcaccacaggatcgtccttcaccaccaccccttcaggtttatagtcgccgcaattgtctccctcgtgactcacttccagtgccgcctcctgtgtctcctccggctccagcaaatgagtctgatctgcctattgccctccgtaaag gagGGTGTATGATATCAAGGTTGACCCTGATGGCACtattgatcgtctga